TGAAGTTGGAGATTTTAGCCACAAAAAGGCTTTCAATAGTTGATGAAGGTTGATTTATTAGTGTGAAAATAATGAGCATCTTAAagcaaattaagctaaaattttCCAAGCATAAGATTATAAAGTTCAAGAAGGCTTGATTCTCAATGATTTGATCAAAGTCTGAAGTAACAAAACAAGCTATACAACATTATAACAGAAGATGCACATAGAAATTGCAACTATACAACTTGATTCATAAAAATCAAAAGGCAAATTTGGGAAGGATAAACTAACTCATATATTACCAAGAGTAataaaatttgaataaaaatacaAATTACAGGATTAAATGATTTGCCTAGAGTAACTAACTAGCCAGCTTAAAAGCATCAATGAAAAGACCATACGTAAATCCCATCTTGAAATTGTTGAGAAGAGCAAGGGGAAATGTAATTTTCGGGCGGCTGTAATAGAATTTTGTAGCATACTCTGTGAGAAGAACACACAAAACTGCAGCTATCACATCATTGACTCCTAAAGCTCCAAAAGACAGAGAAATTGTCTGTGCAACATAAAAACCACCCAACAAAGAGATACCCCCAAAGAGAGCCCTTCGAGAGGGACTTCGAAAATAGTTTCTTGAGAGCTCAGGCACAATTCTGATGATATCAACTAGTCTCCCAGGCCCTCCATTTTCTTGCACAGCTCTAACACGAAAATGCCCTGGTGAGGATCGTAAAATGAAATCTCTAGACCTTCCACACAGATCTCTTGTTTGAGTTCTCAAGCCAAATATGAGGAACCCCGTGGAAGACAAACTCACAGAATGTACCATTCCAGTATTACTACCAAAATCAACCAAATTGCCCTATCatggaaaataaaaaataaaaaagcaatAGAGAGAATAATAATCATCTTCTGCAACTTGCATTCACTATCTAGCCAGTATGAAATGATACACATGtaaaataacatttttaattaaaatacatGTGGTATTTTTAAGTGGAATCCCTTTCATTCTTCAGAATCTTTCTTATTTTCCCCCTTGTCCAAATGCAACTGGCAAATATCTCTAGCAACTGTGGCGCTAGAGAACTCAAAATTGGGTAAGAAAGTCTGAATGAACTGCCTAAATCCCTGACCCTCTACAATACTATATGGCAACTTCTCTGATGCTATGTACTGCGCAACAGCATGCCTGCAAGCTTCTTCAGTCAATGGCATGTCAACCAAATCACCCTCTTCTTTCTTTGGTTCAAATTCTTTCTCTTCACTTCCATCTCCCTTATTTGAATTTTGTACACAATGATGGTTGTAGTGATTCCACAAGCCACTACTACTAGTGCCATGTTTCCTATGGTCAGCAGCATAACCTTTCCCACAGTAATTACATGCAGCCCTAGGATCCATTGGATCACCCCCTTCAATCATAGTAAAGTGTTTCCAAACATCTGATTGTAGCCTAACTTTCCGTTTTATCCTATTTTTCCCCTTTTCAGTTTCAATATCAGTAGTTTCAATTTCGAGGTCAATGGGTAGATCTAAGGTAGAGGGTGAGTAACTCTCATTTTCAATTTCATCCATTTTTTTTTACCTTCAAAATACAAAACCGATTATGCAAACACATCACATTAAACATTCTAAATGCAACAAAAATCACATAAGTAAAACAAGTGGCAAAAAAATACGTCCAAAAGTTCTAATTAATGACACGCTTTGATTTTTGCGTAAATTTTGTATAGCCCTATATTACTCAAACCAGGATACAGagtaaaatcaattaatcaacaCATAGTTTTAACGCCTCTCAAAGAAGAGTTTACAGAatcttcaaattcaaatattaaaaacgTTACAAACAAACAATCTAATTACCTTTAGTCGCCCAACTTTGTGAGAGCTACTCCAAGATGTTCTTCAATGCTCTGCATTTAAGACTAAACAATCATAATCCAAACATCTGAAAAGGGGGGAAGCTGTCTAAAACCGTTTGTATAAAGATTGGCAgcaggggcggagtgtacatagatAAAAATATTTCATTTCCAAAATAATTCATACCCTTGAAAGCAAACATATATTTTTCAAGACCAGAAAACTGAAATGGCCAAGAAAGAAATTGTTATTTTACTAACAAACAAATCTTATCAGTCATCACGgaaaaaaagaaaatggaaatcaACTATACCAAAAATTGAGTTCATCTTTCTTATATAGAATGCTAATAAATAATTCATGTTCATGAACAAGAATCTAAGCTCAGTACAGTTCTTCGCAAACCAAATATGTGTATGTATGGATATAAATGTATGAATCAAAACGTAAGATACCTAATAGCGATAAACAGTAGAGAATCAGCAAAGTGGGTTGAGGAATTTGAGTAAGAAGAACATGATAAACGCTGTTGATAAACTAGTGAGAAGCCTACATATGAGTTAGACTAGGCACAAGACAGAACCATATGAATAACCAAACCAAAGCAACTGGTAGAACTAACTCTAATGAAACTAGTTCGATTTAGTGAAAAATATACTACTAAAATGGAAACGTAGATAGGATTAAGATTGTGGACCTTTAAAGCATTCACAGACAATGGCAAAGCTTTTCAGGTACGACGGAGTGATGCTGgaggattttgagatttggatatttATTAAGGGCTTTGGGGTAACTCTGGCAATTTATTAATGGGGTGTTCCTAGTTATTTCTCTCTcacccctttctttttcttttttgtggcACTCTCTCACCCCCTTTCTAATCACCCTCCTCttatatataacaaatatatatatatatataattaagaaaatttgagtcataattaaaaaaaatgctagACATTTTAATCATTTCAAAATGATGACACTTGTAGCTACTATACAAGACATACTCCGGCCATAATTTTCCCTCCcactttctcttctctcttctcttttcctGGTTCTCTTTTCCCTTTCTCTCGGTTCACACTTTCTCACCTCACCTCACAGCACCACCACCCACGGTAGCAACAACATCACCAATAACAGAAAAACCTCCATAACTTCGGCTATTTGTAGAGATAAACACAATACCCAAAGCAACATACATTTTGAGAATTCTTTGAGTAGAAATTTATGGttaaataattttttcttaaatacttcgATTAGTAATATTTCTGTCAATATTTTTGGGCATTTCGAATAGATGTGAGCATTCTTTGTAcaaattgtttgtttgttttcaattatttttGGATCTGCGTTTTCagcatttttttgggtttttgtatgctcgatgcaggctcgatggggTTGTTCATTAGCATGTTTTTTGTATGCTCGATGCCTACTCGATGTAGGCTTGAGGGTGTTGTTCATTATCATGGTGTTTTGTATGCTCGATGTAGGCTTGATGGTGTTGCTTATATGTATGTTGGTAGGAACGGTTCCTAGTGCGCAgtggaaattgcggtaatggtatacaacaaaaaatttcatataaacaatctttatatGAAGATCTTTTAAGATggaatatgttaatcaatatataatatgaatatgaaaGATAATACAAAAATGATTTACCTATTGTAGCCTATAAAGAATCATTGAAGCTTTtcatatatatttcgatcttcctatccttgttGGAGTACTCACACTTAGATCTTCCAAAACGTTCtctatgttggggttttatgccctaattaaaattcaaattctttgtaatctcattttattatcaataaaagaatagaaatcattttttgacttggtcaatcactttgctcacatgtgtttattttcatgattatttgtttaatataaacttctattaaatcccgagcatataactaatcttatttatagtgacataatcacaatggaatataaatatgattacatgttcaaaataagttagtcctaagattagtcagtgcaccggatttacactgacttgtcaatctacgatatgatctacttacacattatagtgttatgttctttccagaacattagcaaagtagataagatcggacgtatttgttacatcggacaggaccaatattgacagttgataagataagtaaacataccgttattatctattctagtcatatcatatagttgaccataggtcaattcaatctcaattctgagtggttagtattctaactgattgtattatttgagttctttgacttgttcgttaccagcttaccctacagactagcccgtacttacatcttgggacctcggtagtataattaagtgggagtgttaatcatatatatgaacatctatagcttctgatgaagaagtgaaacgatggtttccttttagtttggttcaaggtgttaaatgatagagatctcatttcaataattaaattagtttattgaaatattatttacaaagaactaagtgttttaaggataaaatacaatgaggggtaaaacggtattttagtcctatctcattgtagaccgtctatagaggattgagtgacaattatagttgtaacaatggataattaatagcgtatctatatttgttatagagtgttctatgaattcaagagtgcaattccaagtctatagtggagtcacgaggaattaataagttagtaaatttatttgttagatttatgataacttattggagcttgatttcataggcccgtggtcctcattgtaccttggataaaatcatctagatagtctcaattaattgatttaatcatcaattagaattatcaaagttgaccaggtcaattttggatagtttcacagagttgtgtaattttgagaagaaaagagaaattatggcagatttattaattaagataaattggtatctaaattaataaataagtttaaatcaaggttcaaattataaacaattaatttgataaaggatttaaataattatttaattaattaaatcaatataaaataatacatgccttgattttaagtccaatgggcttataatcaaatgggaaatttcacgggcctatagcccatgataatttcgacatagggcttcaaaatggctattattttattgattttttaattaaattaaatggcctaattgagtctataaaaggagtgcttagagagaagtcaaaacataagcttgataagtcacaagtcagattttttgatagttttagattctctctaaacacaagtcattttcaaagccactttgttattttctcttcttctctctatatctatctcatgtgttgagaatttctcacactagtctaagtggttctaaggatacattggaagattgtgaagaaaatagaagatcggttcagtttcttgataatactctgcgacagagaggatacaagagttagagaaactgaaggaatgactctttaattccgttgcgtatactgtaagtattctattctttgtttctctttgaattcaattttagaaacatgttttaggctatctcgtattaatttgtttaatattagatatacatgaaaataaa
The genomic region above belongs to Humulus lupulus chromosome 1, drHumLupu1.1, whole genome shotgun sequence and contains:
- the LOC133797761 gene encoding uncharacterized protein LOC133797761 isoform X2 is translated as MVHSVSLSSTGFLIFGLRTQTRDLCGRSRDFILRSSPGHFRVRAVQENGGPGRLVDIIRIVPELSRNYFRSPSRRALFGGISLLGGFYVAQTISLSFGALGVNDVIAAVLCVLLTEYATKFYYSRPKITFPLALLNNFKMGFTYGLFIDAFKLAS
- the LOC133797761 gene encoding uncharacterized protein LOC133797761 isoform X1, which gives rise to MDEIENESYSPSTLDLPIDLEIETTDIETEKGKNRIKRKVRLQSDVWKHFTMIEGGDPMDPRAACNYCGKGYAADHRKHGTSSSGLWNHYNHHCVQNSNKGDGSEEKEFEPKKEEGDLVDMPLTEEACRHAVAQYIASEKLPYSIVEGQGFRQFIQTFLPNFEFSSATVARDICQLHLDKGENKKDSEE